The following DNA comes from Cellulophaga sp. HaHa_2_95.
ATTTTACTTGGAATGTTGGGTTTAATACCACCTTTCTAAAGAATGAAATTACAGAACTTACTGACGATTTTACAGATGGTGCTTATAGAAGGCAAGAAGGCGAAGATTTTCAATCTTTCTATTTATATAGTTGGGCAGGTGTAAACCAAGAGAATGGTGATCCACAATGGTATACAGATGCTTCAAAAACTACGATAACTAATGATATCAGTGATGCAGAGCGTTTTTTAGATGACAAGTCTGCTACACCAGAATTTTTTGGAGGTTTCAATACCATGTTCACATATAAAGACATAAGCCTTAGTGCTAATTTCATATACTCTTACGGTAATTATATTTTTGATTCTAGAGCAAGAGGTACATTAGGAGACGGAAGACTTACACCGAGAAGTACTGCTGACTTTATTTATGATAACAGATGGCAACCTGGTTCAACAGATGCCTTAGTTCCTCAGTTTGTTTGGGGTGGTCGTAATGGTAGTAATGAAGCAAACCAGACAAGATGGTTGTATGACGGTAGTTATATTCGATTAAGAGATTTAACGGTTTCCTATAATTTCACCGAAAAGATTACTTCGCTATTAGGTTTGAATTCTATGCGATTGTATGCCAGAGGAACTAATATCCTAACCTTTGTGAAAGAGGATATCCTGTACATCGATCCAGAACAAGGTATTAATGGTAGCTACACAGGACAGACACCAGCAGTGAAGACTGTATCCATAGGTTTAGATATTCAACTTTAAATGATGAAACACATGAAAACATATAAAATATTTATATTAACGATATTGGCTGGACTCGTATTCTCTTGTTCGGACTCTTTTTTAGAACTTACTCCGCAACAATCTGTTTCGGATACTGATGCCTTATTAGATCTTGACGGTTATAAATCTTCTATTACTGGCGTATATAATAAACTGTCTGGTTCAGAATATTATGGTCGTTACATGATTATGATACCGGATGTATTGGCAGATGATGTAAAACAAAATGGGCAGGCCAACAGAGTTGTAGATTATGCCGAACATATTCAAAGAGTATCCGATGGACAGGCGCAAGCGCTTTGGTCTAGTGCTTATGAAGGAATTAATGCAGCTAATGCTATCATCAATTCAGAAACAGTTTTATCTGATGCAGTTATAGCGGAGCAAAATCATATCATTGGAGAGGCTTATGCCTTGAGAGGCTTAATATATTTTGATTTAGTACGTATGTTTGCTCAGCAATATAATTATACAGCAGATGCTAGTCATCTAGGGGTACCTATTGTTCTTAATTTTGATTTAGATAATGAACCTTCTAGAAGTACTGTCGCAGAAGTATATGAGCAAATTGTTTCTGATATGACTACCGGTATTTCTTTTATGAATGACAATTCTAGAAGCGGTAATTCTAATACATTATCTCCACTATCTGTAAGAGCATTATTGGCAAAGGTGTATCTTTTTCAAGAAGATTGGAATAATGCAGAAGCTATGGCTACTAGTGTCATAGATTCAGGTGACTATACGTTGATTTCTAACGCTAACTATTATGATTTATGGACTACGGACAATAGTTCGGAGTCAATTTTTGAAATATCAATGACCGAAGCAGACAATGTGGGTGGTAATGGTATTGCAGGTCTTTATTTACAGGCAGGTTTTGGAGATTATCTTCCTTCAAATGATGTAGCTGATCTTTATCCTGAGAATGATGCTCGATTAAGCACCTTTGAAGTAGATCCTTTATTGACTGGGGAATTTGCGCCTTATAGAATGATCAAATATCCGGACATCAATGGTTTTGACAATGTAAAAGTTGTAAGGCTTGCTGAAATGTTTTTGATACGTGCCGAGGCTCGAGCAGAAATTGGTATTGATATAGCGGGTGCACAAGATGATTTAGATATGGTACGTCAACGTGCAATTGCAGACGAACCTGATAATGCAGATACTGGAGATACTCTTAAGGATGCTATATTTTTAGAAAGAAGATTAGAATTGGCCTTTGAAGGTCAAAGATTATGGGATTTAATGCGTAATCAAATGGATATTATTAGAACCAACTGTACGGCACAGATATGTACCATTCCTTATGGGGCAGATACTGTTATAATGCCAATACCGCAAGATGAAACAGACGTTAATCCTAATGTAGCGCAAAACCCAGGGTATTAATTAAAACCTTTTTAAAGCTATTTACTTGTACGCATATTGATGCCTAATTAATGTGTGTACAAGATTTATTTCATGATAAAAAGCAATGCTAAAAAAATAGCCTTGTTTTTTAACTATCTCTTTATACCATTTTTTAAATAGTAATACTGAAATATTTTGAAACAAAACCGTAGAAATTTAGTCAAACTATTATCACTAGGAACACTTTTTCCCGCACAGACGGCAATGGCCTTTAATTCCATAATGGAATCCATTTCTATAGCCCCAAACCAAAACATGTCAAACAGTGTATTTACAAACCTTCTAGATAAAAAAATAGAAAACCTTTATAAAGAAGCCATCGTTATAGATGGGTTGATAATACCTAGGGGTTGGAACGAGGAATCTTTCAAAGCATTAGATCAATCTGGTTATACGGGGTTTGGAGCTTCATTAGCATCGGGTAATCTAAATGTGGCTTTAGCTTCGTTAGCAGAGTGGCAAAA
Coding sequences within:
- a CDS encoding RagB/SusD family nutrient uptake outer membrane protein, which gives rise to MKTYKIFILTILAGLVFSCSDSFLELTPQQSVSDTDALLDLDGYKSSITGVYNKLSGSEYYGRYMIMIPDVLADDVKQNGQANRVVDYAEHIQRVSDGQAQALWSSAYEGINAANAIINSETVLSDAVIAEQNHIIGEAYALRGLIYFDLVRMFAQQYNYTADASHLGVPIVLNFDLDNEPSRSTVAEVYEQIVSDMTTGISFMNDNSRSGNSNTLSPLSVRALLAKVYLFQEDWNNAEAMATSVIDSGDYTLISNANYYDLWTTDNSSESIFEISMTEADNVGGNGIAGLYLQAGFGDYLPSNDVADLYPENDARLSTFEVDPLLTGEFAPYRMIKYPDINGFDNVKVVRLAEMFLIRAEARAEIGIDIAGAQDDLDMVRQRAIADEPDNADTGDTLKDAIFLERRLELAFEGQRLWDLMRNQMDIIRTNCTAQICTIPYGADTVIMPIPQDETDVNPNVAQNPGY